From one Anopheles bellator chromosome 1, idAnoBellAS_SP24_06.2, whole genome shotgun sequence genomic stretch:
- the LOC131215125 gene encoding uncharacterized protein LOC131215125 translates to MRWLFVASALLLLSATNQGATGQHEGCHRASSRQVGAGFGYYPYGGASSYGYGGQPGGVNLFDTVTKNTAAVFNDVNKQISQTFNAVARPIGFGFVPGVGGMPGYGGTYGGGYGHHDHRPGGHPMGFVPPGNGLYNYPHGGHYGPGPGSHGHHRPWGNGFGWDHWNQEGSQNPDHGPGPGAPPPPVPPAPAAPAKPVVPVNIPPVAPAPPAPAVPSSPPSAPAPPPAPPAPPAPPAPPAPTGDNSWSLDNLSPAVAPLNPSAPPSAVPDSNSWTSDNTPPVPAPPPPPPPPSNPPPVPVAPTAPKVNTPEEEDDKAVYDIDIRGDFDKVPKVSRRKRQFFPNLFNQIGGLVGTAVNSAGNLAQGAFNPGQAAGGFPNFFQGLQQQQQPSQQQQRPQPAQPAPATQAPPVQPAPPSSNPELNLQTLGQDGTVWTYESLGVKPPGPRVRRDTDAIYFPPDDEDHFTNYHKPPVTQKPVHPVAPASGSQAGAQSQSQNVANGFQQSSGSQTQTQTLQNEHGQFNQNAAGSTSGNVAVDGSSGQLSAANTQQQSFQTAHGSGSQNQANSQSANFDNHGNLQLSNSNANTMSIREKDKIKEQANAGSSSVVQNQFGQSSSNAQTNSETFLENGIQGNKNSASSQSLQTNKDGSVSGSNSNTMSGTFTGPGGLTGSSSSSQSSSFNKGTGGAGSGALTNSWSGASSNTASSGVSSASSSASSTATGPLAFSLSGAFSLPQFPLHAAFPKFFGTRMGEDDGDTSKENNHEAVEKEEK, encoded by the exons ATGAGGTGGCTCTTCGTGGCCAGTGCGTTGCTCCTGTTAAGCGCCACGAACCAAG GAGCGACCGGCCAACATGAAGGATGCCACCGTGCCAGTTCTCGACAGGTTGGAGCCGGTTTTGGATATTACCCATACGGCGGTGCATCATCGTATGGGTACGGGGGACAGCCCGGAGGAGTAAACCTGTTCGACACGGTGACTAAGAACACGGCGGCCGTGTTCAACGATGTGAACAAACAGATCAGCCAGACCTTCAATGCCGTGGCACGGCCAATTGGCTTTGGCTTCGTTCCTGGGGTCGGTGGGATGCCGGGCTACGGAGGAACCTACGGGGGAGGCTATGgccaccacgaccaccggcCTGGCGGTCATCCAATGGGATTCGTTCCACCTGGAAACGGTCTATACAACTATCCCCACGGAGGGCACTATGGCCCAGGGCCCGGATCCCATGGCCATCATCGCCCCTGGGGCAATGGATTCGGTTGGGATCATTGGAACCAGGAAGGTTCGCAAAACCCGGATCATGGTCCGGGGCCaggtgcaccaccaccaccagttcCACCGGCTCCAGCGGCTCCCGCAAAACCCGTTGTTCCTGTGAACATTCCCCCAGtagcaccggcaccgccagcaccggccgTTCCGAGTAGCCCCCCATCAGCTCCAGCTCCTCCACCCGCACCACCCGCACCCCCAGCACCTCCAGCACCTCCAGCACCCACCGGTGATAATAGCTGGAGTCTGGACAATTTGTCTCCAGCCGTAGCACCTTTGAATCCTtctgcaccaccatcggccgtGCCGGATAGTAATAGCTGGACCTCGGACAATACTCCCCCGgttccagcaccaccaccaccacctccaccaccatccaATCCTCCTCCGGTACCGGTGGCACCGACGGCACCAAAAGTGAACACCCCGGAAGAGGAGGACGACAAAGCGGTCTACGACATCGACATCCGGGGTGATTTCGACAAAGTGCCCAAGGTTTCCCGCCGCAAGCGTCAGTTCTTTCCGAATCTCTTCAACCAAATCGGTGGGTTGGTCGGTACGGCCGTGAACTCGGCCGGCAACCTAGCGCAAGGAGCCTTCAATCCGGGACAGGCAGCGGGCGGCTTTCCTAACTTCTTCCAGGgacttcagcagcagcagcagccatcgcagcaacagcaaagaCCTCAGCCAGCacagccggcaccggccacacAGGCACCTCCCGTCCAGCCGGCTCCCCCGAGCAGTAACCCCGAGCTGAATCTCCAGACCCTGGGTCAAGATGGGACGGTGTGGACGTACGAGTCACTCGGAGTGAAACCACCGGGCCCCCGTGTCCGTCGCGATACGGACGCCATCTACTTCCCGCCGGATGACGAGGATCATTTCACGAATTACCATAAACCACCGGTGACACAGAAACCGGTGCACCCGGTGGCGCCTGCGTCAGGATCTCAGGCCGGAGCTCAAAGTCAGTCGCAGAACGTGGCGAACGGATTTCAGCAGAGTAGCGGTTCACAGACCCAAACACAGACGCTCCAGAACGAGCACGGTCAGTTCAATCAGAACGCAGCCGGCAGTACGTCGGGCAATGTAGCCGTCGACGGCTCGTCGGGACAGCTGAGCGCTGCCAACACCCAGCAGCAAAGCTTCCAGACGGCGCACGGTTCGGGCAGCCAGAATCAGGCCAACAGCCAGTCGGCCAACTTTGACAACCACGGCAACCTGCAGCTGTCGAACTCGAACGCCAACACCATGTCGATCCGGGAGAAGGACAAGATCAAGGAGCAGGCCAACGCAGGCTCATCGTCGGTGGTGCAGAACCAGTTCGGTCAATCGTCCAGCAATGCCCAGACGAATTCGGAAACGTTCCTGGAAAATGGCATCCAAGGGAACAAGAACTCGGCCTCCAGCCAGAGTTTGCAGACGAACAAGGACGGATCGGTGTCGGGATCGAATAGTAATACCATGTCGGGTACGttcaccggtcccggtggtctGACCGGATCGTCCTCATCGAGCCAGTCGTCGAGCTTCAACAAGGGCACTggcggtgccggttccggtgccctAACGAACTCCTGGAGTGGCGCATCCAGTAACACCGCATCGAGTGGGGTCTCTTCGGCCAGCTCTTCCGCTAGCTCGACGGCAACGGGTCCACTGGCATTTAGTCTGAGCGGTGCCTTCTCCCTTCCCCAGTTTCCGCTGCACGCAGCTTTCCCCAAGTTCTTCGGCACGCGCATGGGCGAGGACGATGGGGATACTTCGAAGGAGAATAACCACGAGGCGgtagagaaagaagaaaagtag